GGGCGGTTCCGGAACAATCCATCCGTGCTCGAACCCATGATCAACGATCGCACATTCGATGTTCTTGATCGTAACCGGGGGTTCATTCACTCCAAGGCAGCAGGAACCCTCACACGGCGCCGGGCAGACTCGCCCGGTAAACTCAGGGAAATTGTTCGTCTTGTGAAGTCGGTCCAGAGCATCCCGCCAACGACCGTTGTAAACCAGGTCATTCCACTCCGGAATCAGATTATTGATGGGACAGCCGCTTGCCATATTGGCCATCATCTCGCCGGTATGGCAGAACGGAACTCCGCAATCCATACATCGCGCGCCCTGCTTTCGCAGTTCAGGCTCGTCCATGTGATTGTGGAATTCGTTCCAATCCAGAATTCGCAGCAGCGGTTCACGGTCGGTTGGTGTCTGTCGGGCAAATTCTTTGAAGCCTGTTGGCTTTCCCATGACTCTCTACTTTCATTCTTCAGAACGTTGTGCGTGAGTAACTGAACCAGAAGGACCGCCAGCATTGATGGGCGGATCCTTCTGCAGGCGTCAGCGAGAAGCAACAGCGGCTTGTTCTTCGGCAAGCTCTCGAAGTGCTCGTTTGTAGTCCACAGGCATGACTTTCCTGAATTGACGCAGGCTGTTGACCCAGTCGTTCAGGATTGATTTTGCCACAGTGGAGCCTGTGTATTTCAGATGGCTTTCGATCATCGTCTTCAGTTCAGACACATCCTGCTCTTCAACGACGTCCTCCAGTTCAACCATTTCCAGATTGCAATTCACGAGCAGCTTGCCCTCAGGGTCGAAGACGTAGGCAATGCCACCGGACATGCCAGCAGCAAAATTGCGACCTGTCTGGCCGAGAATGACGGCTCTGCCGCCCGTCATGTATTCGCAACCATGGTCCCCGACACCCTCGATAACAGCCGATGCTCCGGAATTTCGAACGCAGAATCGTTCGGCCGCCACTCCTCGGAAGTAGGCCTCACCCGACGTCGCGCCATAGAGCGCGACGTTTCCGATCAGGATGTTTTTCTCAGCGACAAAATCAGACGTTTTCGGTGGGTACACAATGATCCGCCCACCAGAAAGTCCCTTGCCGGTGTAGTCATTTGCATCTCCCTCAATCTCGATCGTTATGCCGTGGGCCAGCCACGCTCCGAGACTCTGCCCTGCCGAGCCCAGGGCTTTAATGTGGATCGTGTCTGTCGGCAGACCTTTGGCACCGTGGGCCTTGCTCACTTCGTTGCTCAGTATGGTGCCGAACGCCCGATCAATATTCTGAATGGTCGTATCAATCCGAACGTGCTTTCGTTCACGGATTGCGGGCTGACATTTCTCCAGAAGTTCCATGTCACGGACATTGTCGAGCGCATGATTCTGGTCGACGGTGCAGTAGGTGCCCACGTTTTCGTGAGGCTTCTTTGCCGGCGTCAGAATGGGCGACAGATCGAGGTGTTTTGCCTTCCAGTGGGCCACATTCTCGTCCAGTTCCAGCATATCAACACGTCCCACCATTTCGTTGATGGTCCGAAATCCCAGTTCGGCCATGATCTCCCGCGTTTCTTCGGCGACCATGAACAGGTAGTTGACGACGTGTTCCGGCTTGCCCTGAAATTTCCTGCGAAGTTCCTTGTCCTGTGTGGCTATGCCAACCGGACAGGTATTCAGATGGCACTTCCGCATCATGATGCAGCCAAGAGTGATCAGGGGGGCAGTTGCAAATCCATATTCTTCTGCTCCCAGCAGTGTTGCGATAACAACATCGCGACCGGTCTTCAGCTGACCATCCGTTTGCAGTCGAACCCGACTTCGCAGGTCATTCATCACAAGAGTCTGGTGGGTCTCTGCGATCCCCAGCTCCCACGGCAGCCCGGCATGCTTGATGCTGGTCAGCGGGGAAGCACCGGTACCACCTTCGAACCCTGAAATCAGGATGTTGTCGGCATGGCCTTTTGACACGCCGGTCGCAACTGTTCCCACGCCAACCTCAGAGACCAGCTTGACGCTGATTCGGGCGGCCCGATTCGAATTTTTCAAATCGAATATCAGCTGTGAAAGGTCTTCAATTGAGTAGATGTCGTGGTGAGGTGGCGGGCTGATCAAGCCCACACCCGGTGTCGAAAGGCGAGTCGCAGCAATGATCTTGTCGACCTTATGACCAGGGAGTTCGCCGCCTTCTCCGGGCTTTGCCCCCTGCGAAATCTTGATCTGCAGCTCGTCGGCATTGGTCAGGTACCACGAGGTCACGCCAAATCGTCCGGACGCGACCTGCTTGATCGCCGATCGACGCAGATCGCCATTCGGATCCGGTGTGAATCGGTCGTACTGTTCTCCGCCTTCACCAGTATTGCTTTTGCCGCCCAGACGGTTCATCGCAATCGCCAGTGATTCGTGAGACTCTGCCGAGATCGAACCGTAACTCATCGCTCCCGTGCAGAAGCGTTTTACGATTTCCTGAACCGGTTCGACTTCACTTAGAGGTACAGGTTTCCCCGTGCGAAACTTCAGCAAACCTCGCAGATTGCATGCACGCACAGTTTCTTTGTTGACCAGCTCTGCGAAATCGCGATAGGCATTCTTATCCCCGGTTCGAGCCGCTTGCTGAATCCGTCCGATCGTGTGTGGATTCCATGCATGCTTCTCTCCATTCCGTCGCCAGTGGTAAAGCCCGGGGTTCGGCAGCTCATGCGATATGCTGTCAGGATTCTCCGGGAATCCAAGATGATGTCGCATCAGGGATTCCTGCGCCAGTACGTCAAATCCCACACCTTTGATCCGGCTCTGAGTTCCGGCAAAGCAAAGGTCAATGACCTCTTTGGCGAGACCAAGTGCTTCGAAGATCTGAGCACCTTTGTAGCTTTGAAGCGTCGAAATGCCCATCTTGGCCATGACCTTCAACATGCCGTTTGCGACACCGGAGCGGTACGAAGCGATGATGCGATCGTCGTCCCAGTCTTCGGACAATTTGCCATCAACGCGAGCCTGTCGCAGCGCGTACAAGGCCAGGTAAGGGCTTACGGCATCAGCCCCATAGCCCATCAGAAGACAGAAGTGGTGGACTTCACGCGCCTCACCGGTTTCGACAATCAATCCGATCTGTGTGCGTTCTTCATGGCGCACAAGGTGATGATGAACAGCACCCGTCGCCATCAGTGCGCTCACGGGGACGCGTTCCGCGCTGATCGCCCGGTCAGAAAGAACGATCAGGCTGTAGCCATCGCGAATGGCTTCGCGAGCTTCGCGGCAGATTCGCTCCAGTGCCGGCTTCAGCCCTTCGGTCCCTTCGGCTCGAGGGTATGTGATGTCGATCGTTCTGCTGCGCCATCCGCGATAGTTGATCCCCTTCAGATTTGCCATCTGATGATTCGTCAGAATCGGGTGAGGAACAGCAAGGCGGTGACAGTGCTCAGCCTTGGTGTCCAGGAGGTTTCCTTCCGGCCCGATGTAACACTCCAGCGACATAATCACGTTTTCACGGATGGAGTCGATCGCTGGGTTCGTCACCTGAGCAAACATCTGATGGAAGTAATCATAAAGCATGCGAGGCTGTTCGCTCAGGCATGCCAGTGCAGCATCATTGCCCATCGAACCGATCGGGTCCTTGTCTGCCTTCAGCAATGGCAGCAGCATGAACTGCATCGTTTCGGATGTATATCCAAACGCCTGCATCTTGTTCAGCAGTTCCTGATCTACAATCCGTTCCGGTGGCTGAACTTTCGGAAGCTCGCTGAGCATGATCCGCTGTTCTTCCAGCCATTGCTTGTAGGGGCGTCGTGATGCAACGTCAGCCTTCAGCTCGGCGTCATCGATAATTCGCCCCTGCTCGAAGTCTACCAGAAACATGCGACCGGGCTGCAATCGCCCCTTGTAAGCGACGTTTTCGGGTTCGATATCCAGCACACCAACTTCGCTGGCCATCACGACACGGTCGTCTTTGGTCACATAATAACGGCTGGGACGCAGTCCATTTCGGTCCAGCGTGGCACCGATGTAGTGACCATCG
This region of Planctomycetaceae bacterium genomic DNA includes:
- the gltB gene encoding glutamate synthase large subunit encodes the protein MEETRSTQYPMTSRPPFGAPEATGLYDPANEHENCGVGFVAHIKGLRTHQIIDDADRILRHMDHRGACGCEENTGDGAGMLTALPHKFMTRVAREEMGISLPEPGQYAAGIVFLPQDPEQRATCKKTVEKFIADQGQKLLGWRSLPVDFEGADIGKTARDFAPAMEMLFVGASAGLDAEAFERQLFIIRKLASHKLRNSDMSQALAFYVCSLSTKLIIYKGMLTSFQVLRFFKDLQAEDYESHLAMVHSRFATNTFPSWDRAQPLRFMSHNGEINTVKGNSNWMFARQGIMKSELFGDDLEKLFPIVEPHTSDSGCFDNALEMLYHSGRTLQEVVMMMVPEAWQNHQTMPEHKRAFYEYYSALQEPWDGPASISFTDGHYIGATLDRNGLRPSRYYVTKDDRVVMASEVGVLDIEPENVAYKGRLQPGRMFLVDFEQGRIIDDAELKADVASRRPYKQWLEEQRIMLSELPKVQPPERIVDQELLNKMQAFGYTSETMQFMLLPLLKADKDPIGSMGNDAALACLSEQPRMLYDYFHQMFAQVTNPAIDSIRENVIMSLECYIGPEGNLLDTKAEHCHRLAVPHPILTNHQMANLKGINYRGWRSRTIDITYPRAEGTEGLKPALERICREAREAIRDGYSLIVLSDRAISAERVPVSALMATGAVHHHLVRHEERTQIGLIVETGEAREVHHFCLLMGYGADAVSPYLALYALRQARVDGKLSEDWDDDRIIASYRSGVANGMLKVMAKMGISTLQSYKGAQIFEALGLAKEVIDLCFAGTQSRIKGVGFDVLAQESLMRHHLGFPENPDSISHELPNPGLYHWRRNGEKHAWNPHTIGRIQQAARTGDKNAYRDFAELVNKETVRACNLRGLLKFRTGKPVPLSEVEPVQEIVKRFCTGAMSYGSISAESHESLAIAMNRLGGKSNTGEGGEQYDRFTPDPNGDLRRSAIKQVASGRFGVTSWYLTNADELQIKISQGAKPGEGGELPGHKVDKIIAATRLSTPGVGLISPPPHHDIYSIEDLSQLIFDLKNSNRAARISVKLVSEVGVGTVATGVSKGHADNILISGFEGGTGASPLTSIKHAGLPWELGIAETHQTLVMNDLRSRVRLQTDGQLKTGRDVVIATLLGAEEYGFATAPLITLGCIMMRKCHLNTCPVGIATQDKELRRKFQGKPEHVVNYLFMVAEETREIMAELGFRTINEMVGRVDMLELDENVAHWKAKHLDLSPILTPAKKPHENVGTYCTVDQNHALDNVRDMELLEKCQPAIRERKHVRIDTTIQNIDRAFGTILSNEVSKAHGAKGLPTDTIHIKALGSAGQSLGAWLAHGITIEIEGDANDYTGKGLSGGRIIVYPPKTSDFVAEKNILIGNVALYGATSGEAYFRGVAAERFCVRNSGASAVIEGVGDHGCEYMTGGRAVILGQTGRNFAAGMSGGIAYVFDPEGKLLVNCNLEMVELEDVVEEQDVSELKTMIESHLKYTGSTVAKSILNDWVNSLRQFRKVMPVDYKRALRELAEEQAAVASR